TTACTTTTTTGTAGGAAATGGCAATCGACATTATAAGTATGGCAGTTTATATTCATATCCAAGATAACTTGACATGGAGCCTTTGTGGTGAAGGTGAAAGGCAATACAGCAAGCGTTGGTCTTGCTTGGCAAATCAGCCTACCATCACCACTTCTCCATGTAAAGTTTTAGGATTTATTGCATATGCCTGATTGCCAAAAGGTACATTTATTAATTGCCATTAACATTTTCGATTGTCTTTTCAAATTTACATTATCAAGTTCTTCTTTCATATCGAAAACCTTTATTCCATATACAAGAAAAAAATTATATAATATAGTTTTTTGTTGTGTTTTTTTACATATTAGCAATCTTATTTCATATCCACTGCTTAATAATGCTACTTTACAAGTCGATATTAGTGCTAGAAAATATTAAATAAATTTTCATACTGAAAGGTTAAATATGAAGAAGGGGAAGTGTTAATTTGGAAGTAAATGTTAAAGAAGAAATAAAAAAAGAATTATTAAACCTTGGAATACCGGAAAACGAACTTAACTTATTGTCGGATGATGAACTTAAACAAAAACTAGCCATTATAAATATTTTGTTGAATTAGAAGCCGTGAATGGCAGAGCTTTAGTCTTTAACAATTGGTTACAATATACTGGTTCAGATTAATATTATCATTTAATAATATGGGGGGTAAAAATGGATGAAAATATGCTTCCTTTTAGCATATTTTCAATAGCAAATGTTAATTCATTAGATTCCATCCCATTAAAGAAATACCTATTTAATCCCTTTTCAAATAATTCTATTAGACAATCATTTTCAATATGAGAAATCCATATCGCAATTTTTTATGCCTTTCTATAAAATATTCAATTAAACGAATTTTATCCATCTCTACATCCCTATCGATGATGATTAAATCTGTTGATCAGTACATCCAACTGTTTAGAACTATACACTGAAACAGTGTGATTAGATAAACTTTACTTTATCACCTTTTGAACACCATCACGAGGTATACTTGGTTCTTTTACGATTGCAATATTACTCATTTTTCGATTTGCTCTTCTTATTCCAATAAAAATTAATGACTCATCACTTTTTTCTGATGCCTTGTTTCAGATAACAAAACTTAATGACATATACCATATTACTTTAAAATGTGAAAGTCCGTCCACTTTAATAGCCTAACGGACTTTCAATTTATTGATATACTATAGTTTAAACTGGCGAACCAGTCGATTTAACGTTTCGGCCAATTTTGCAAGATCATCCGAGCTAGCAGCAACTTCTTCCATTGAACTGGTTGTCTGCTGGGATGAAGCTGAAGTTTGTTCTATACCCGATGGCACCAACCATTTTTTCCAGGTCCCTCTAGTGCTTCAAAAATAATATCCACAACTTCTTCACTGACTTTCAGTTCTTGATTTCTAATTTTGTCCAATACATTCTCCATTTTGAGTCAGTGCAGCAATATCTTCAAACTCCATTGTCCAGGCCATTCCTTTTAACGTATGAGTTGAACGAAATATCTCATTAACTATGTCTAGATCTTCTGGCTGCTTTTCCAACTTTAATAGACTATCATTAATTACCTGCAAATGTTCATTGCTCTCATCAAGGAATACCTCAATATAATCAGTCGTTTCCATTTGAAGCCTCCTTCCAATGTCTATTAATCAAGTAGCAAGTAAATATCCAAGTCTCCAGCACTATCCAGCGAACTCATCACTTTAAGTCCCTGTTTAAAACCATACAGCGTTGTATTACCCTGCATCATAGTCGGAGAAGTAATATTGATATTAATTCCCTTTTCGACTATGTTCGTTGAAAGCCCACCTGCAATCATATTACCCAGTTCGCCACTAAAGGAAATAAGCATTTCGCCTTCAAGCGGTATTCCGTACATGACTTCACCAATCTTACTGAATGTTGTCGGATTTCCGGACAAGACTAATTTTCCTTTAACGTCACCGGTAATGCCAATTAGAACACCATAGTCAATGTGAAAATCGCTTTTTAATAACTGAGGTTTCTCTCTTGTTTGCTGAATTGGCACCACTGTTTCCAGGGATGTAAAGGTGCCATTTAATAAAATTGTAGCTGCTTTGCTACGTTCCTGTGTCGATATATTCAACATTCCACACTCCTTTACTGCAGAAAAAGGCTATTCAGACGCATTTAGTCAAAATTAATCCAAAAGATTCGGCAGCCAGATGGTTATCGTACAACTCTCTCTGCATACTAGGCCCATCATCTCAGCGTTATAATCTATCAAATAGATTGTTTTCTGCACTTTATAGTTATTTAGTACCAGTTCTATAAAATGAAGCATAACCAAATTTTTTCATTCCGAATCAGCCCTTAGTTATTATCGTTTAACGGAATATCATAATTTGGTAAAATAAGAACTTCAACCCTTCTATTCTTTGCTCTATTTTCAACACCTGTATTTGGAACGATTGGATGATGCTTGCCATAGCCTTTAGAACTAAATCGTTCAGGATCCAATTTTTCATTATCAAGTAATAAGCGCATAAAGTTAATTGCTCGCATAGCGCTTAGTTCCCAATTCGATGAAAATTCACTATTATGTATTGGAACATTATCAGTGTGACCACTTACTACTATCCGATGGGGAGGATCCGTGTATAGAAATTCAGACATCTCTCTAGCAATCTTCTTGCCATACTTCTTTACCTTGTCGCTTCCGGAATCAAACGATACATCATTTGATATCGTAATCATCAATCCCTCACCCGATAATTGCGTTCGTAACACATCAGATAAATTATTTTCATTTATATACTTATTAATCTGCTCCTGTAAGGCTTTTAATCTTAACAATTCCTTCTTACCTTTTTCTTCATCTTCCTTGTTATCATCGACTTCTGGATCAATTGGAGTTTTACTAGGAGCTGGTTCAATGGTACTGGAATTATTATCTACCACACTTGATTCAACACCAAATTCACTATTAAACACTTGTATAAGTTGCTGATATTTTTGTGCGTCTATTTCACTCATTGCAAATAACACAATAAATAGTGCCGCTATAAGAGTCAGCATGTCCGAATATGGAAGGAGCCATGACTCATTAATGTGAGATTTTTTATATCGTTTCTTTCTCCGCATTTTCATCCCCCTCACCTATTCCTGCTAACTCATCCGACGATAAATAAGAGCTTAATTTGTCCTCAATTACCCGTGGGGACTCTCCATTCGCTAGTGATAATATCCCTTCTATTGTAATCTGCCTCAAACGAACTTCGTTTTCAGACTTCTCTTTTAATTTATTCGCAAAAGGATGCCACAAAACATAACCTGAGAAGATACCTAGTAATGTAGCAACAAATGCAGCTGATATTGCGTGACCTAATGCTTCAATATCATTCAAATTACTAAGGGCGGCAATTAAGCCAATTACTGCTCCTAGTACACCTAAAGTAGGAGCATATGTACCAGCCTGGGTAAATATGGAAACCCCTTTTTGATGCCTTTCCTCCATAGCATCTACTTTTTCAAGTAATACCTCCCGTATAAACTCAGGAGACTGACCATCCACAACCAGTTGTAGTCCTGAAGCTAAAAAAGAATTGTCCGCCTTTTCTATTTGTCCTTCCAGCCATAGAATACCTTGTTTACGAGTAACCTCTGCCCATTCAGTGAATCCATTAACAATTTCCGTTGCATTATTATTTTTGTCTTCCGTAAAAATAATTTTTAATAATAACGGGACTTTTTTAAGTGTGCTCATTGGGAAGGCTATACAGACGGAAGCTACCGTTCCCAAAAATATAATAAGTAATGCTGCAGGATTTATTACGGCCAATGGACTTACACCTTTTAGAAACATACCTGCTCCGACTGCAATAAGTCCAAATAATATTCCTATAATTGATCCTTTATCCATAATTGAACCTCCATAATCTTCTATAATTATCTGGATAAGTACATGGTATGTAATACCTTATTGGCTTAGGTTTTCCTAATAAAAAGCCCGTCCTAAGGATACTCCCATATCTTTCTCTATATCCAAATCAGCCTTAGACTCGAATCCTTCCAAAATAACTTCTGTATCACCTCCAAAAAGATTCAGGATTAATTTAAGCGCTTTTTGTTTTTTTGGAGACTCTGCCAAATCTTTAGCAAAATGCTTATCGACTTTTGCAATATCTGGCTTAATTTCCAAAATTGATTTAAGTGTTGATTCTCCTTTTCCAATATCATCAAGAGCAATCAAGAAACCTTTCTTCCTGATTTCATTTACAACCAATTTAATTTTAGATAAATCCATATCCTTTTCAACTTCATTTAATTCAAAGACGATGTTCCTTGAATCAGTATCTATAAAAGAATTCATCCGCTGCAAAAGAATGTAAAAAGACGATTCCAACAATGTTGCTGGAAACACATTGATGAAAATGTTCATATCTTTTACAGGTACACCACCTACTTCAAATGTTTGGAAAATTTTAGAGATATAGATTCAATACCTAAATCGATTAACCTTTATCTCTGGCAAATTCAAACAGGAGTTTGGATTAACAAATTCCTTTGAACGAAGCAGAATCTCATATCCATGAACACTATCTTCTCTTAAGTTCATAATCGGTTGGCCAACATTGTAAAATGTTATATCTCTTACGGAGAAATCTGAACTTGAATTCATAATAAAAACCTCATTCTATGTAATTTTTTGTTGTATATATCAATTGAAATATACATTTTCACCTTTTGAACCTAGAACTTCAACCCTTTCTTTTTAAGTCCATTACATAGAAAATGACTATCCAAAGAATTGAATAGCCAAAACAATGACGGTAATAATAACGTGATTATGATTTGGCAGCCAGGCAATCATGGTTTTAGGTATTAATACCCAATAAAACGTTAGACCCTTTGCTTTGCGTCCTACCCTTTCGAATAGTTTGCCGTTTTCAATCAACTTCAGGTATATTTGATAATTAACAATTATTGATTTTACACATTTATCTAACAAATTCGATAAATTTTTTATATGTACAACCTATTTCCAGCAATATACTGCTTATTTAGTGATTGAATGTCTAACATATATATATTCCTCCCTGATTGTATAAATTTTCCTCACACTTAGTATCGACAAATTGTGACAAGGGTTTAAATTATGTTCAAAAGGCAGAATAATTTAAATTCCACCATTGCTAATGTACTAAATGAAGATCCCTAAAATGTACGCATGATGAATGTAAATTCATGTTATTTTTGGATTATGCCCTTCTATTTTTTCTAAAATAGATTATTCGTCATGGACTAATAATACAATAAGATGATCAGGGATATAGAACGTTTAGAAGAGGATTGCTTTGGTGGAGTGTTCACAAATGCTGGTATGCCTGAAAACAACACAGTGTATAAAGAACACTTAAAAATAAAAAATAATGTGATCGTATTTGTTGTGAGATTTTTAACTGAGTGACCGGGGAAGGTGTTGTATATTACATATAACTTTTCACAAAATAGTCACATGATGAATGGTTGAAACTGGTAATAACGAGTGGCATAATAGTTACGGTAACAACTTCCCCCTTGAAGAGTTGTTACTCCTAAAAACCGCAAGTCATAGCGCAATGCTATGACTTATTTAAAAGGTGTAAAAATATGAGAAACCTATTAGAAGTAGCTAAGGGAAATAACCTCAACCTAATTGAAGTAAGTATACTTGTAGAACTTGATAAAAATTACCCCAAAGCAATAGAAATTGAGGAAGTATATATAGATGAACAAGTAAGAGAAAATATAAATAAATTAATACAATTAGGGTTTATTGAACAAAGGTTCCAGAAATATAAGATTAAGAAATGATAATCCGATCGAAAGGGTTTAAGGAATGCACTTATCTATCATTGCGCCATCCTCTTTAAAGTATATAAACTCTTTATCTAACCATTACAATTCCTTCGTAGTTCAGGACTTAAACCCTAAAGAATATGGGCATGCCATGCACACCT
The genomic region above belongs to Virgibacillus doumboii and contains:
- a CDS encoding EAL domain-containing protein produces the protein MNIFINVFPATLLESSFYILLQRMNSFIDTDSRNIVFELNEVEKDMDLSKIKLVVNEIRKKGFLIALDDIGKGESTLKSILEIKPDIAKVDKHFAKDLAESPKKQKALKLILNLFGGDTEVILEGFESKADLDIEKDMGVSLGRAFY
- the motA gene encoding flagellar motor stator protein MotA, whose amino-acid sequence is MDKGSIIGILFGLIAVGAGMFLKGVSPLAVINPAALLIIFLGTVASVCIAFPMSTLKKVPLLLKIIFTEDKNNNATEIVNGFTEWAEVTRKQGILWLEGQIEKADNSFLASGLQLVVDGQSPEFIREVLLEKVDAMEERHQKGVSIFTQAGTYAPTLGVLGAVIGLIAALSNLNDIEALGHAISAAFVATLLGIFSGYVLWHPFANKLKEKSENEVRLRQITIEGILSLANGESPRVIEDKLSSYLSSDELAGIGEGDENAEKETI
- the motB gene encoding flagellar motor protein MotB, translating into MRRKKRYKKSHINESWLLPYSDMLTLIAALFIVLFAMSEIDAQKYQQLIQVFNSEFGVESSVVDNNSSTIEPAPSKTPIDPEVDDNKEDEEKGKKELLRLKALQEQINKYINENNLSDVLRTQLSGEGLMITISNDVSFDSGSDKVKKYGKKIAREMSEFLYTDPPHRIVVSGHTDNVPIHNSEFSSNWELSAMRAINFMRLLLDNEKLDPERFSSKGYGKHHPIVPNTGVENRAKNRRVEVLILPNYDIPLNDNN
- a CDS encoding chemotaxis protein CheX — protein: MNISTQERSKAATILLNGTFTSLETVVPIQQTREKPQLLKSDFHIDYGVLIGITGDVKGKLVLSGNPTTFSKIGEVMYGIPLEGEMLISFSGELGNMIAGGLSTNIVEKGININITSPTMMQGNTTLYGFKQGLKVMSSLDSAGDLDIYLLLD